In the Hyphomonadaceae bacterium BL14 genome, one interval contains:
- a CDS encoding Hsp20 family protein: protein MRTVDFTPLYRTIVGFDRLADMIDTAAKQETGVAYPPYNIEQVSEHEYLIELAVAGFSENDIDVEVQENVLSVAGKRAVSDTQEARNFLHRGIAERSFERRFHLADHIQVRDARLENGLLTIRLEREVPEAMKPRRIEVNGRTDGRTGAKLLSGAKKASAA from the coding sequence ATGCGTACTGTAGACTTCACCCCGCTTTACCGGACCATTGTCGGCTTTGACCGGCTGGCTGACATGATCGACACCGCTGCCAAGCAGGAGACCGGTGTCGCTTACCCGCCCTACAATATCGAGCAGGTCAGCGAGCACGAATACCTGATCGAGCTGGCCGTGGCCGGATTTTCGGAAAACGATATTGATGTCGAGGTTCAGGAAAACGTCCTGTCCGTGGCCGGCAAGCGCGCCGTCAGCGACACACAGGAGGCGCGCAATTTCCTGCATCGCGGCATCGCGGAACGCTCGTTCGAGCGGCGCTTCCACTTGGCTGACCATATCCAGGTCCGAGATGCGCGCCTTGAGAACGGGCTTCTGACGATCCGCCTCGAGCGTGAAGTACCCGAGGCCATGAAGCCGCGCCGGATCGAGGTCAATGGCCGCACCGATGGCCGGACCGGCGCCAAGCTGCTCTCCGGTGCCAAAAAGGCGTCTGCCGCCTGA
- a CDS encoding aspartate decarboxylase encodes MAAPLGSKANPSQYDCYPDLAEDEPYFVIRAHDALSSALVELHAYIGAGQSGAAHNKLAEIMELTRDRAPRPAGSPKYRETFAISQSMEQWRDTHPKS; translated from the coding sequence ATGGCCGCCCCTCTCGGCTCGAAAGCCAATCCGTCCCAGTATGACTGCTATCCCGATCTGGCCGAGGACGAGCCCTATTTCGTCATCCGCGCCCATGACGCCCTGTCCAGCGCGCTGGTCGAACTGCACGCCTATATCGGCGCGGGGCAGTCGGGGGCGGCGCACAACAAGCTGGCGGAGATTATGGAGCTGACCCGCGACCGCGCACCGCGCCCCGCAGGCAGCCCGAAATACCGCGAGACCTTCGCCATCTCCCAGTCCATGGAGCAATGGCGAGACACCCACCCCAAGAGCTGA